One Sporosarcina sp. FSL W8-0480 genomic window, GAAGCTAATGCAGACTCATTTTACAGCACAGTCCATGGGGCTGGCCGAATCATGAGCCGGACAGAGGCGGCGGGACGGATGAATTGGAAAACCCGAACTCGTTCCGGCGGAAAAATTACGCAGGAACGTATGGATCAGGCCATCAAAAAGTATGGTGTTGAATTGCGTGGCGGTGGGACGGATGAGAGTCCATTTGTCTATCGCAAATTGCGTGATGTGTTGGATGCACATGAAGAGACGATTGATGTCCTCCATGAATTGAAACCAGTTGGCGTCTGCATGGCGGGTGCGAATGAATATGATCCATATAAAGATTGAAAAAATTATAGAAGAGCGAAAAAGCCAATCACATTACGTTTGATTGGCTTTTTTTGTATCCATAAACAATAATAATACATCCATATTCAATATATATTTATTGTAATTCGATAAATATCGTGGTAAAGTCATATTAAATTAATTTAGTGAGGTGCATCTTATGAAACGTGAAACACTCTTTTTAAAGTTGGCTGTTATTCTAATGGGAGCTCCGATTGCAGCCATTTGTATATTTGTCGTTCCAAATATCGCTGAATTTGCGGCGGAGCTTTATCCAACAATGCCTTATTTAAAGTATCTTGTATTGATTGATTTGTACGCGGCGGCAATCCCTTTTTACTTTGCATTACATCAGGCCTTTAAATTGTTAGGATTTATCGATAAAGGAGAGGCCTTTTCGGATTTGTCCGTAAAAGCTTTAAAAAATATCAAATACTGTGCATTTATTATCTGTGGCGTATACGTGATAGGCATGCCACTCTTTTATCTCATGGCGGAAATGGATGATGCGCCGGGCATTATATTAATCGGGTTGGTTATCATCTTTGCTTCGTTTGTCATTGCGGTTTTTGCAGCTGTACTCGAAAAACTGCTGACACATGCCATTGAAATTAAATCAGAAAATGAACTTACGGTCTGAGGTGAAAACATGGCGATTATTATAAACATTGACGTGATGTTAGCGAAAAGGAAAATGAGTGTTACTGAACTATCGGAGAAGGTTGGGATTACGATGGCCAATCTCTCCATTTTGAAAAATGGCAAGGCGAAGGCAATCCGGTTATCGACGCTCGAGGGGATCTGCAAGGCGTTAGACTGTCAGCCAGGCGATATTTTGGAATACCAAAGTGATGAAGAGTAAGAAAAAGAAATGATCAGGTGGTGAACTCATGGGCCAACTTAGCGACTATTCGAAGCAGGATTTACGACTATCCGGAAAAAGTCCTTTTGTGATAAAAGTCAAAAGAGCTTCCCACCAACTTCTTCGATTTGGTTGGGAACAGGCGCT contains:
- a CDS encoding helix-turn-helix transcriptional regulator, giving the protein MAIIINIDVMLAKRKMSVTELSEKVGITMANLSILKNGKAKAIRLSTLEGICKALDCQPGDILEYQSDEE
- a CDS encoding DUF2975 domain-containing protein, translated to MKRETLFLKLAVILMGAPIAAICIFVVPNIAEFAAELYPTMPYLKYLVLIDLYAAAIPFYFALHQAFKLLGFIDKGEAFSDLSVKALKNIKYCAFIICGVYVIGMPLFYLMAEMDDAPGIILIGLVIIFASFVIAVFAAVLEKLLTHAIEIKSENELTV